In Saccharomycodes ludwigii strain NBRC 1722 chromosome III, whole genome shotgun sequence, one DNA window encodes the following:
- the TEP1 gene encoding putative phosphatidylinositol-3,4,5-trisphosphate 3-phosphatase (similar to Saccharomyces cerevisiae YNL128W | TEP1 | TEnsin-like Phosphatase): MESSILRNSEKLIKTIYSSPLNTMNTECDHTIQSDIQTSTIVLRLELNDNPYNADISKFRSTENFFTKDSSSKEIKKISSIKNLKLPLDISYISDRLIVGSYPVTKYPKLLYRNKLEDVIQFLNQAHGHNRWKIFNLKVEQSDSDYTDNELLSIINSFKDANKQVALTNYENNESITLPLTSNSTNTDTTNQNSPRLGWFEMASEKLKKTMSYSNTGSYNRSYEKPQNLRYNKNNAASNISQYLNRCGWMDHAPPTFLNLQKIIDNMKQWLDDCGENICFVHCKMGKGRSGVIATAYMMKYDNLCLKDALEIFKNTRFKPGVSRGITIPSQLRYLSYHEQYLSFKKESDRLDIIKILNSESSILLQFQIRQIRILKPSNLLFDKKLREELIFEINFECVNSHNMNKIEPLFKYVFNFSDYLLNLNGNIVMETATNGNKLLIFKENKCLKVGISDVRITFSLKTKSKHTILNNVSKYSSYSYFWLNFYWETLSCSVKTHEPQYYLLGSLQKEQANKVRGFSMGQYQINWNTLDGSGGINGNLHKGLKLFDKIEIDWAV, from the coding sequence ATGGAAAGTTCTATTTTAAGAAATtcagaaaaattaatcaaaaCCATTTATTCTTCACCATTAAATACCATGAACACAGAGTGTGATCATACAATACAAAGTGATATTCAAACAAGCACTATTGTATTAAGGCTGGAACTTAATGATAATCCGTACAATGCTGatatttccaaatttaGATCGactgaaaatttttttacaaaggACTCTAGCagtaaagaaataaaaaaaatatcatccataaaaaatttaaaactcCCACTTGATATTTCATACATTTCTGACAGGTTAATTGTTGGCTCTTATCCTGTTACCAAGTATCCAAAACTGTTATACAGAAACAAATTAGAGGATGTAATCcaatttttaaaccaaGCCCATGGACACAATAGATGGAAAatctttaatttaaaagttgaaCAAAGTGATTCTGATTATACAGATAATGAGTTATTATCAATCATTAACAGTTTTAAAGATGCTAATAAACAAGTCGCCTTAACAAATTATGAAAACAACGAATCTATAACTCTGCCACTTACGTCTAATAGCACTAATACCGATACTACCAATCAAAATTCTCCAAGACTCGGTTGGTTCGAAATGGCATccgaaaaattaaaaaaaactatgaGCTATAGTAACACTGGGAGCTACAATAGAAGTTATGAAAAACCACAGAATCTAAGatataataagaataatgcAGCCTCCAATATCTCACAGTATCTAAATAGATGTGGATGGATGGACCATGCACCCCCaacatttttaaacttacaaaaaattattgacaATATGAAACAATGGTTAGATGATTGTggtgaaaatatttgttttgttcATTGTAAAATGGGAAAAGGAAGGTCGGGTGTTATAGCTACTGCATATATGATGAAATATGACAATTTGTGTTTAAAAGATGCCTTAgagatttttaaaaatactagATTTAAACCGGGAGTTAGCAGAGGGATCACGATACCGTCTCAATTAAGATATTTGAGCTACCATGAACAGTACTTGtctttcaaaaaagaaagtgaTCGTCTagatataattaaaattttaaattcagAATCGAGTATATTATTACAGTTTCAAATTAGACAGATCCGAATTTTAAAGCCTAGCaatcttttatttgataaaaaattaagagaagaattaatttttgaaataaattttgaatGTGTGAATAGTCataatatgaataaaattgaGCCCCTTTTCAAGTATGTGTTTAATTTCAGTGACTACTTATTAAATCTAAATGGAAATATAGTTATGGAAACTGCAACAAATGGGAATAAActattaattttcaaagaaaataaatgtcTCAAAGTTGGTATTTCGGATGTAAGAATAACTTTTTCCTTAAAAACTAAATCCAAACATACAATTTTGAATAACGTATCAAAGTATTCttcttattcttatttttggttaaaTTTCTACTGGGAAACTTTGTCATGCAGTGTTAAAACACACGAGCcacaatattatttgttggGATCTTTGCAAAAAGAACAGGCCAATAAAGTCCGTGGTTTTTCCATGGGtcaatatcaaataaattggaataCCTTAGACGGCAGTGGCGGAATAAATGGTAATTTACATAAAGGATTAAAGTTATTTGACAAGATAGAAATAGATTGGGCTGTGTGA
- the LSM12 gene encoding Lsm12p (similar to Saccharomyces cerevisiae YHR121W | LSM12 | Like SM): MNLDNIIGVTVKVTNLLGKETIGRIYSFNSESGNITILTSGQKQNSNNNSGSSNSNNNGFSFKIFKISFIKSIEFINNTQSSVSYLKKHPLKPHYVDLERVKNLLDEQVKITGQRDLFLGKNVTKEGQFIFDKLHKTISEIKWDNRTKDIILLEEVKITPPYKVKNIQAIAHHNNDSVEFISKIVVDAWEKLDKEQINSIYSNKEKRKKDK; this comes from the coding sequence atgaattTAGATAACATTATTGGTGTTACAGTAAAAGTTACCAATTTACTCGGTAAGGAAACTATTGGGAGaatatattcttttaattctGAAAGTGGTAATATAACTATTTTAACAAGTGGTCAAAAGCAAAAttctaataacaatagtggtagtagtaacaGTAACAATAACGGTTTCtcctttaaaatttttaaaatatcatttatCAAGTCGATTgaatttatcaataatacACAATCGTCAGTTtcttatttaaaaaaacatccATTGAAGCCACATTATGTTGATTTGGAAAGagtaaaaaatttgttagaTGAACAAGTGAAAATTACTGGCCAAAgagatttgtttttagGAAAGAATGTTACTAAAGAAGGCCAATTTATCTTTGACAAGTTACATAAAACTATATCTGAAATAAAGTGGGATAATCGCacaaaagatattattcTCCTAGAAGAAGTTAAAATCACGCCACCTTACaaagtaaaaaatatcCAAGCAATAGCACATCACAACAATGATTCCGTTGAATTTATTTCCAAGATAGTAGTAGACGCATGGGAAAAACTGGACAAGGAACAAATTAATAGTATATATAgcaataaagaaaagagaaaaaaggataaatgA